The proteins below are encoded in one region of Pleuronectes platessa chromosome 12, fPlePla1.1, whole genome shotgun sequence:
- the tomm20a gene encoding translocase of outer mitochondrial membrane 20, whose amino-acid sequence MSGQTSTIVAGMCGALFVAYCVYFDRKRRSDPLFKQKLRERRRKNNVTGANSGLSKLPDLKDAEAVQKFFLEEIQLGEELLSQGEFENGVDHLTNAIAVCGQPQQLLQVLQQTLPPPVFQMLLTKLPSISQRIISSQPLTEDDVE is encoded by the exons ATGAGCGGCCAGACGAGCACGATCGTCGCGGGGATGTGCGGAGCCCTGTTCGTCGCATACTGTGTTTATTTCGACAGGAAGCGGCGGAGCGACCCACTCTTCAAGCAGAAGCTGCGGGAAC GGAGACGGAAGAATAACGTTACTGGAGCAAACTCAGGACTGTCGAAG CTTCCGGACCTGAAGGACGCAGAAGCTGTTCAGAAGTTCTTCCTGGAGGAGATCCAGCtcggagaggagctgctgtcacAAG GTGAGTTTGAGAACGGTGTGGACCACCTGACCAATGCGATTGCAGTGTGTGGTCAGcctcagcagctgctccaggtTCTTCAGCAGACGCTGCCTCCTCCGGTCTTCCAAATGCTGCTCACCAAACTGCCAAGCATCAGCCAG cggATCATCAGCTCCCAGCCTTTAACAGAAGACGATGTGGAGTGA